One genomic region from Sphingobacterium sp. UGAL515B_05 encodes:
- a CDS encoding (deoxy)nucleoside triphosphate pyrophosphohydrolase, which produces MDLITVVCGIIFKDDLVLICRRKPEKSLGGYWEFPGGKVEEAETHEDSLKRELMEELNLDVNIKKYFFNTVHHYEKITIELISFICETENIASESTDHDQLEWVKVIDLLNWKLAPADIPIAKELMEEFNDPFDGEE; this is translated from the coding sequence ATGGATCTTATCACAGTTGTCTGCGGAATTATATTCAAAGATGATCTTGTTCTGATCTGTCGACGGAAACCAGAAAAATCTTTAGGCGGTTATTGGGAATTTCCTGGAGGTAAGGTGGAGGAAGCAGAGACTCACGAGGATTCGTTAAAACGGGAATTAATGGAAGAACTTAATTTGGACGTGAATATTAAAAAGTACTTTTTTAATACAGTTCACCATTACGAAAAAATCACAATTGAATTGATCTCGTTCATTTGTGAGACCGAGAATATAGCTTCAGAGTCGACCGATCATGATCAACTCGAGTGGGTAAAGGTTATTGATCTATTAAACTGGAAGCTTGCTCCTGCTGATATTCCTATTGCAAAGGAATTGATGGAAGAATTTAATGATCCTTTTGACGGAGAAGAGTAA